A part of Fusarium graminearum PH-1 chromosome 3, whole genome shotgun sequence genomic DNA contains:
- a CDS encoding oryzin precursor, with protein MVNLKNIALAVTLFLGCGLAVPAPAAPAAEPGDIIPGSYIITLKPEIDAVMAKTHLKWVDGVHKRSLTKREELGVEKTYDSKSGFQGYAGTFDSTTIKLIKQSPEVLAIEPNRVWKISRVNKDHNLQKRAEVTQKKSTWNLGTISHRKKGFKEYIYDNYAGTDMYAYVIDGGVRVSHNEFGGRAKAAWTNWKGDNKDTDGHGTHVAGVIAGKTYGVAKKANILALKVFKGEESDTSIVLDAFNWAVNDIIKRDRTWRAVINMSLGGEKSVAFNRAVDNASKKGVVTVVASGNDAIDAAKESPGSAATTITVGAIDENWAVADFSNYGKTVDIMAPGVGILSSGWKSDTHTFTEDGTSMAAPHVAGLVLKEVWLRVFLCVY; from the exons ATggtcaacctcaagaacatcgcccTGGCAGTGACCCTCTTTCTGGGATGCGGTCTTGCTGTTCCTGCCCCAGCTGCCCCAGCTGCTGAACCTGGGGATATTATCCCAGGCAGTTACATTATCACCCTCAAGCCCGAGATTGATGCCGTTATGGCCAAGACTCATCTGAAGTGGGTCGACGGCGTGCACAAGCGAAGCTTGACAAAACGTGaagagcttggtgttgaaaagacTTATGATAGCAAGTCTGGCTTTCAAGGTTACGCGGGAACGTTTGATAGTACAACGATCAAGTTGATCAAGCAGAGTCCCGAG GTTCTCGCAATTGAACCGAACCGCGTTTGGAAGATCTCTCGCGTCAACAAAGATCACAATCTCCAAAAGAGAGCTGAAGTCACACAGAAAAAGTCCACTTGGAACCTTGGCACCATCTCACACCGTAAGAAGGGCTTCAAGGAGTACATCTATGACAACTATGCTGGCACGGACATGTACGCCTACGTCATTGACGGTGGAGTTCGTGTCTCTCACAATGAATTCGGTGGACGGGCCAAAGCCGCTTGGACCAACTGGAAGGGTGACAACAAGGATACGGATGGTCACGGTACCCATGTCGCTGGAGTCATTGCCGGGAAGACATACGGCGTCGCTAAGAAGGCAAACATCCTTGctctcaaggtcttcaaggGCGAAGAGAGTGATACTTCCATTGTCCTTGACGCGTTTAATTGGGCGGtcaacgatatcatcaagaggGATCGCACATGGAGGGCTGTTatcaacatgtctcttgGAGGTGAAAAGTCTGTTGCGTTCAACAGGGCTGTTGATAAtgcatccaagaagggtgtcGTTACTGTCGTCGCTTCTGGAAATGATGCAATCGACGCGGCCAAGGAATCGCCAGGCTCTGCAGCTACAACCATTACAGTCGGTGCTATTGACGAGAACTGGGCTGTCGCCGACTTTTCCAACTATGGAAAGACGGTTGACATCATGGCCCCAGGCGTGGGTATTCTCTCTTCTGGCTGGAAGTCTGACACGCATACCTTCACAGAGGATGGAACGTCAATGGCGGCTCCTCATGTTGCTGGTTTGGTTCT TAAAGAAGTGTGGCTTAGGGTGTTCTTATGCGTTTACTAG